In a single window of the Vitis vinifera cultivar Pinot Noir 40024 chromosome 6, ASM3070453v1 genome:
- the LOC100261522 gene encoding elongation factor 1-beta 1, which yields MAITFSDLHTEAGLKSLDEFLSGKAYISGGHLTKDDVKVYAAVLEKPGSHFPNASKWYSCVSSHLAKSFPGKAVGVSLGCQAAPVEAAPKEVKEAAPAGDDDDDLDLFGDETEEEKKAAEEREASVKASSKKKESGKSSVLLDVKPWDDETDMKKLEEAVRSIEMPGLLWGASKLAPVGYGIKKLQIMMTIVDDLVSVDSVIEEHLTVEPINEYVQSCDIVAFNKI from the exons ATGGCCATCACCTTCTCGGATCTACACACTGAGGCTGGTCTCAAGTCTCTGGACGAATTCCTCTCCGGAAAAGCCTACATCTCTGG GGGTCATCTGACGAAGGATGATGTAAAGGTTTACGCCGCGGTTCTGGAGAAACCCGGAAGTCACTTCCCCAATGCAAGCAAGTGGTACAGCTGTGTTTCTTCGCATCTCGCCAAAAG CTTCCCTGGAAAAGCTGTTGGGGTGAGTTTAGGCTGCCAAGCTGCTCCTGTTGAAGCTGCTCCCAAGGAAGTGAAGGAG GCTGCTCCTGCTGGAGATGATGACGATGACCTTGATCTCTTTGGTGATGAGACAGAGGAGGAGAAGAAGGCAGCAGAAGAGAGGGAGGCATCTGTTAAGGCATCCTCAAAGAAGAAAGAGA GTGGAAAATCGTCTGTTCTTTTGGATGTGAAACCTTGGGATGATGAGACAGACATGAAGAAGCTGGAAGAGGCTGTTCGCAGTATTGAGATGCCAGGCCTCTTGTGGGGAGCAT CAAAATTGGCTCCAGTTGGTTATGGGATAAAGAAATTGCAGATCATGATGACCATTGTGGATGACCTTGTCTCTGTGGATTCCGTTATAGAAGAGCATCTCACAGTTGAACCCATAAACGAGTATGTTCAGAGTTGTGACATTGTTGCCTTCAACAAAATCTAA